A single Vigna radiata var. radiata cultivar VC1973A chromosome 8, Vradiata_ver6, whole genome shotgun sequence DNA region contains:
- the LOC106770802 gene encoding probable protein phosphatase 2C 38 → MMVRSCWKPIADGDEGDGSGRVDGLLWYKDLGSHLYGEFSMAVVQANSSLEDRSELESGPLSSNPSGPQGTFIGVYDGHGGNEASQFVSDNLFCNLKRLAAEHQGVSEHVIKRAYSATEESFLSLVKKQWLSKPQIASTGTCCLVGVICNGMIYIANSGDSRVVLGRVERATRETEAIQLSTEHNVNQETVRDELRSKHPFDSQIVVLRQNVWRVKGLIQVSRSIGDAYLKKAEFNRDPLPAKYRLAETFFRPILSCEPSTSSHTLHPDDQFLIFASDGLWEHITNQEAVNIVNNNPPNGIARRLVKAALREAAKKCEMRLSDLQKIEQGMRRHIHDDITVIVVFLNSRSENTSLCGSPLSIKGGASANS, encoded by the exons ATGATGGTTAGATCCTGTTGGAAACCAATTGCTGATGGTGATGAAGGAGATGGGAGTGGGAGAGTTGATGGACTTCTATGGTACAAGGATTTGGGAAGCCATCTTTATGGGGAATTCTCAATGGCTGTAGTTCAGGCAAATAGTTCATTAGAGGATCGAAGTGAACTTGAATCTGGACCTTTGAGTTCCAACCCCTCGGGCCCTCAAGGGACGTTTATAGGTGTCTACGATGGCCATGGTGGAAACGAGGCCTCACAGTTTGTCAGTGACAATCTCTTCTGCAATCTCAAAA GGCTTGCAGCTGAACATCAAGGTGTGTCAGAACATGTTATCAAAAGGGCATATTCAGCAACAGAGGAGAGTTTTCTGTCTCTTGTGAAGAAACAGTGGCTGAGTAAGCCTCAGATTGCATCTACGGGAACTTGTTGCTTGGTGGGGGTAATTTGCAATGGAATGATATATATTGCAAATTCTGGAGACTCCCGGGTGGTGTTAGGAAGAGTAGAAAGAGCAACAAGGGAAACAGAAGCTATTCAATTATCTACAGAACACAATGTTAACCAAGAAACAGTGAGAGATGAACTTCGCTCAAAGCACCCTTTTGATTCACAAATCGTGGTATTGAGACAAAACGTTTGGCGTGTGAAAGGCCTCATACAG GTTTCACGATCCATCGGGGACGCATATCTGAAGAAAGCAGAATTCAACAGGGATCCTCTACCAGCAAAATATAGGCTCGCAGAAACATTCTTCAGGCCAATTCTTAGTTGTGAGCCATCAACATCATCCCACACACTCCATCCAGATGATCAATTTCTCATATTTGCTTCTGATGGTTTATGGGAGCATATTACAAACCAAGAGGCTGTTAACATAGTCAACAACAACCCACCAAAC GGAATTGCCAGAAGACTTGTGAAAGCTGCACTTAGAGAAGCTGCTAAGAAGTGTGAAATGAGGCTTTCTGACCTCCAAAAGATTGAGCAAGGGATGAGGAGGCACATCCATGATGACATTACAGTTATTGTGGTATTTCTTAACTCCAGAAGTGAGAATACCTCTCTCTGTGGTTCTCCTCTTTCAATCAAGGGAGGTGCCTCTGCCAATTCCTAG